A single genomic interval of Megalobrama amblycephala isolate DHTTF-2021 linkage group LG17, ASM1881202v1, whole genome shotgun sequence harbors:
- the LOC125251389 gene encoding interferon-induced very large GTPase 1 isoform X2 codes for MDQDTEDNEMDTSPDSYRDSDCISPSVTHQYLDDIMENPRETNQEPEDVLGNLPVTHDEKTLNKDNYEPVVTDSTTKVELQPSPLPFTSLDQDPGSKTSNKAPENTSHIIMNQDTEDNEMDTSPDSYRDSDCISPSVTHQYTDDIMENPRVTNQEPDDVLGNPPMTHDEKTLNKDNYEPAVTDSTTKVELQPSPLPFTSLDQDPGSKTSNKAHEEYKDNVKPVEEGSNLEPDCNPNTITVHVCSGFNDSSQSNKDHSDPDLTVALFGSSEAVQFGCDNILLGEKQFCIKNAEFPEIIPLQRKISEHHVSVINMIGSHETDLEPVIGQILNEIHAFIFVVRLGQLTDEDKMGIEWLQRIFGDRVLLIILLTYERGEECDTIIDDLKNNSVLEQLLEKCGGRYHTCSKNMNNQSEMRELIDKIKSLFTDNNQQFHTREMYTPSRGLKNSEGSETEAKIGENDTHPSGTLALQTDKRDKQKLGAMQLINRIHLEGKQLNLRTVDFLKPVVQSQSQESFAEEELASVFLQKLMMMDYRARCLQIKEQHHTQQTKNDSSEDVGDAFANIFGETAKPSDETNKLDAVHLMDVQLAVFHWADSFLKQLMVTKLSQCQYALPLLVPNPFTQQIEFPLWTFRQINKSWKTTDDKGKICSKFQPVYKAETPMVAFFRFGPVASKSQLMNSLINEKHNTFFHRNCPGSSRTRVLMDGLVEIAWYCPSGEKTDRFTQCVAFCNLHGDAGANEKQLDILTEMASVNVAILPQLGKNDKSMTKIQNFYKDSKPLICLLTDNDSALTEMREGKYKIGLKDRNQSAVFEEIRRAINNGLLSFKSFPIFKLEAVAKHSGIRVDEDNDEDLRSGKESAQQMMRLLQGKDLTEIKESILPLQGKLWHQWCEKNKELHRPTLGEMYKGSNIEKSKSSKQSEMLKVREQQQTSVLSEFIKIFIQNLNSPVGNKVSYFLKWLGILLDDYTAESLSALLHEYDKKWSTVLNLKKKHDKSQQLAAAQVELETVSEKLQAATFGVEHILREIGQIYESCSSVKRHNRDLTFNFSSLPSIAAQMMMSGFPLELMDGDAAHVPLIWVTAVLDALIHKLGDKRVYVLSVLGIQSSGKSTMLNAMFGLQFAVSAGRCTRGAFMQLVRVSKEMKSQLKFDYILVVDTEGLRALELAGRSTRNHDNEMATFVVGLGNMTLINIFGENTAEMQDILQIVVQAFMRMKKIRLNPGCMFVHQNVSDVTAGEKNMEGRRRLQEKLDEMTKLAAKEEDCDTEFFSDVITFDVQTDVKYFAQLWEGSPPMAPPNPDYSRNIQELKDTILSKASTSSGITLSQFKMRIKDLWNALLNESFVFSFKNTLEIAVYRKLETKYSDWTWTLRSAMLSTEDKFYNRIANGNIKVQDNDLLADMRMTKEQVEKSMMSYFEEDKDKEILCQWRGRFETRIKDLHDDLVKGTKRKLDEAIEQKKAREKLDQRRTEYENKLFSRSKELALRLKDTGTDEKMLSKEFDKMWNKWVTEMTEDTPPLEDLNFWEDVTQILSENQELTLVNERLYQKDYELIDIRNDYCVYMRLKKHLEHSDEAESSEEAGESKSKGGLLKRFGQKIMSGIEYITGTQKPPENMDLNAECHYSIRRLTQKIIQDTEKIMKKSPVGTRGYSDSYIQEITDCVQKSIKQHESVSQKYTLKKEFTIDLSLHVCDIARQKFTELHKEFREANDPRIYLEKQKTQYWNIFKNYYKGATTTAILSEFICSKLESSILQAVYNKTAIDLAAQMRSDIQALRENRPNLEKHILKSLAEKEDFDQYIKYIHNPREHFKQFIKNEVDRYFTKQNKMILNIFKGNLTQKEQIVSNAIKAATVQVKSRRGDGNMWFRCFTTTLTNELKLTENSCGDLSEIDLDFLESLLNGSLKKGMTKLQNSFTSINDMKMCRKKPDEILIEHFCQCCWVQCPFCKAICTHTMEGHPGDHSVPFHRIIGLNGWFYRGTTNLSIDICTTVVASDRCFYPNSSDDKVPWKEYRKGGSYYANWSITPDHSELPYWKWFVCRFQKDLEKYYSKTFQGHGQIPIEWKKYTKKDALESLQYM; via the exons ATGGATCAAGATACAGAAGATAATGAAATGGACACCTCTCCAGATTCATATAGAGATTCAGATTGCATCAGTCCTTCAGTCACACATCAATATCTGGATGACATCATGGAAAATCCTCGGGAAACAAATCAAGAACCAGAGGATGTCTTGGGGAATCTTCCAGTGACACATGATGAAAAAACCCTAAACAAAGACAATTATGAACCAGTTGTGACAGATTCAACAACTAAAGTAGAATTGCAACCATCTCCACTTCCTTTCACATCACTTGATCAAGACCCTGGATCAAAGACCTCAAATAAAGCACCTGAGAATACAAG tCATATAATTATGAATCAAGATACAGAAGATAATGAAATGGACACCTCTCCAGATTCATATAGAGATTCAGATTGCATCAGTCCTTCAGTCACACATCAATATACAGATGACATCATGGAAAATCCTCGGGTAACAAATCAAGAACCAGATGATGTCTTGGGGAATCCTCCAATGACACATGATGAAAAAACACTCAACAAAGACAATTATGAACCAGCTGTGACAGATTCAACAACTAAAGtagaactgcaaccatctccaCTTCCTTTCACATCACTTGATCAAGACCCTGGATCAAAGACCTCAAATAAAGCACATGAAGAATACAAG GATAATGTGAAGCCAGTAGAAGAAGGGAGTAACCTGGAACCAGACTGTAATCCAAACACAATTACAGTACATGTGTGCTCAGGCTTTAATGATTCATCTCAGAGCAATAAGG ATCACAGTGATCCCGATTTGACTGTTGCATTATTTGGAAGCTCCGAGGCAGTCCAGTTTGGATGTGACAACATTCTACTTGGAGAGAAACAATTCTGTATAAAAAATGCAGAATTCCCTGAGATCATTCCATTACAAAGGAAGATATCGGAACATCATGTCTCTGTGATCAACATGATTGGCTCACATGAGACTGATCTTGAACCTGTTATTGGTCAAATACTGAATGAAATCCATGCCTTCATCTTTGTTGTGCGACTCGGACAGTTGACAGATGAGGATAAGATGGGTATTGAATGGCTACAGAGAATATTTGGTGACAGAGTTCTCCTCATTATTCTCCTCACCTATGAGAGAGGGGAAGAATGTGACACTATAATAGATGACTTGAAGAACAACTCTGTTCTGGAGCAGCTGCTGGAGAAATGTGGAGGAAGATATCACACCTGCAGCAAGAACAtgaacaaccaatcagagatgAGAGAATTGATTGACAAGATTAAGAGTCTGTTCACTGACAATAATCAGCAGTTCCACACCAGAGAGATGTACACACCTTCAAGAGGCTTGAAAAACAGTGAAG GTTCAGAAACAGAAGCCAAGATCGGTGAGAATGACACACATCCATCGGGGACCTTGGCACTACAAACTGATAAACGTGACAAACAAAAG ctaGGTGCTATGCAACTCATCAACAGGATTCATCTTGAAGGCAAACAGCTAAACCTGAGAACTGTAGATTTCCTTAAGCCAGTTGTACAATCACAGTCCCAAGAGTCTTTTGCAGAGGAGGAGCTGGCTTCAGTTTTTCTACAAAAATTGATGATGATGGACTACAGAGCAAGATGCCTCCAGATTAAAGAACAACAtcacacacaacaaacaaagAATGACTCGTCTGAAGATGTTGGCGATGCCTTTGCTAATATTTTTGGAGAAACTGCTAAACCCTCTgatgaaacaaacaaattagATGCTGTCCACTTGATGGATGTTCAGCTGGCAGTGTTTCATTGGGCTGATAGTTTCCTAAAGCAGCTCATGGTGACTAAACTCTCACAGTGTCAGTATGCTCTGCCTCTGCTTGTACCAAATCCATTCACACAACAGATTGAGTTCCCACTCTGGACATTTCGACAAATCAACAAGAGCTGGAAGACAACTGATGACAAAGGTAAAATCTGTAGCAAATTCCAGCCAGTCTACAAGGCAGAAACTCCAATGGTGGCTTTCTTCAGGTTTGGCCCTGTGGCCTCCAAGTCTCAACTGATGAACAGCCTGAtcaatgaaaaacacaacaccTTCTTCCACAGGAACTGCCCAGGCAGCAGCAGAACCAGAGTCCTGATGGATGGACTGGTGGAGATCGCCTGGTACTGTCCCTCTGGAGAGAAAACAGACAGATTTACTCAATGTGTTGCATTCTGTAACCTCCATGGTGATGCAGGAGCCAATGAGAAGCAGCTGGATATCCTGACTGAAATGGCCTCTGTAAATGTTGCTATTTTACCACAACTCGGCAAGAATGACAAAAGCATGACCAAGATCCAAAACTTCTACAAGGACTCGAAGCCACTCATCTGCCTCCTTACTGATAATGATTCCGCTCTCACAGAAATGAGAGAAGGGAAATACAAAATTGGTTTAAAAGACAGAAATCAGTCAGCTGTATTTGAAGAAATCAGAAGAGCTATAAATAATGGGCTCTTGTCTTTTAAATCATTTCCCATTTTCAAGCTTGAAGCCGTGGCCAAGCACTCCGGTATCAGAGTAGACGAGGACAATGATGAAGACCTCAGGAGTGGAAAAGAGTCAGCACAGCAGATGATGAGATTACTGCAGGGTAAAGATCTGACTGAAATCAAAGAATCAATTTTGCCATTGCAGGGAAAACTGTGGCATCAATGGTGTGAGAAGAATAAAGAACTTCATCGACCAACATTAGGAGAGATGTATAAGGGGAGCAACATAGAAAAAAGCAAAAGTTCTAAGCAATCAgaaatgctaaaagttcgtgAACAGCAACAAACATCAGTCTTAAGCGAGTTTATCAAAATCTTCATTCAAAACCTGAATTCACCAGTAGGAAATAAGGTGTCATATTTTCTCAAATGGCTGGGCATCCTGCTGGATGACTACACCGCTGAAAGTCTTTCAGCCCTTCTTCATGAGTATGATAAAAAATGGTCAACAGTCCTAAATCTTAAAAAGAAACATGATAAATCACAGCAACTGGCAGCTGCACAAGTAGAACTTGAGACAGTATCAGAGAAACTACAAGCAGCAACCTTTGGCGTGGAGCACATACTGAGAGAGATCGGTCAGATTTACGAATCATGTTCATCTGTTAAAAGGCACAATCGAGACCTGACGTTTAACTTCTCTTCTCTTCCGAGTATTGCAGCACAGATGATGATGTCTGGATTTCCACTGGAGCTGATGGATGGTGATGCTGCCCATGTTCCTCTGATCTGGGTTACTGCAGTTCTTGATGCACTCATCCACAAACTGGGAGACAAGAGAGTCTATGTGTTGTCAGTTTTAGGGATTCAGAGCTCTGGGAAATCCACTATGCTGAACGCCATGTTTGGACTGCAGTTTGCTGTCAGTGCTGGCAGGTGCACCAGAGGAGCTTTCATGCAGCTGGTCAGAGTGTCAAAAGAGATGAAATCACAGCTGAAGTTTGACTACATTCTAGTTGTTGATACTGAGGGACTTCGTGCCCTAGAACTGGCTGGAAGGTCGACAAGAAATCATGACAATGAAATGGCCACATTTGTTGTTGGTCTCGGAAATATGACACTGATCAACATCTTTGGAGAAAACACAGCCGAGATGCAGGACATTCTTCAGATTGTTGTTCAAGCCTTCATGAGGATGAAGAAGATCAGGCTGAATCCAGGCTGCATGTTTGTGCATCAGAATGTTTCAGATGTTACAGCCGGAGAGAAAAACATGGAAGGAAGGAGACGACTGCAGGAGAAACTGGATGAGATGACGAAACTCGCTGCTAAAGAAGAAGACTGTGATACAGAGTTTTTCAGTGATGTCATTACATTTGATGTTCAGACTGATGTGAAGTATTTTGCACAGCTGTGGGAAGGCAGCCCACCAATGGCACCACCAAATCCAGACTACAGCAGAAATATTCAGGAGTTGAAGGACACAATTCTCTCAAAAGCTTCTACATCTAGCGGCATTACGCTGTCTCAGTTTAAAATGCGTATTAAAGATCTGTGGAATGCACTGCTAAATGAAAGCTTTGTGTTCAGCTTCAAAAACACACTTGAGATTGCAGTATACAGAAAACTAGAAACTAAGTACAGCGACTGGACATGGACCCTCAGAAGCGCTATGTTGAGCACTGAAGACAAATTCTACAACAGAATTGCCAATGGAAACATTAAGGTTCAGGATAATGACTTATTGGCTGACATGAGGATGACAAAAGAGCAGGTCGAAAAATCAATGATGTCTTACTTTGAGgaggacaaagacaaagaaattCTGTGTCAGTGGCGAGGAAGATTTGAAACCAGAATCAAAGATCTTCATGATGACCTTGTGAAGGGAACAAAAAGAAAGTTAGATGAAGCAATTGAACAGAAAAAAGCCAGGGAGAAGCTGGATCAAAGAAGGACAGAGTATGAAAACAAGCTTTTCAGTCGGAGCAAGGAACTAGCTTTGAGACTGAAAGATACAGGAACAGATGAAAAGATGCTGAGCAAGGAGTTTGACAAAATGTGGAACAAATGGGTCActgaaatgactgaagatactCCTCCACTGGAAGACCTGAACTTCTGGGAGGATGTGACTCAAATCTTATCTGAAAATCAGGAATTGACTCTTGTAAATGAGCGGTTATATCAGAAAGACTATGAACTGATAGACATCCGGAATGATTATTGTGTCTACATGAGACTAAAGAAGCATCTAGAGCATTCTGATGAAGCTGAATCTTCAGAGGAAGCTGGTGAGAGCAAAAGCAAGGGTGGATTACTGAAGCGGTTTGGTCAAAAAATTATGTCAGGTATAGAATATATTACAGGGACTCAAAAGCCACCAGAGAATATGGACCTAAATGCTGAATGTCATTACTCTATAAGGCGTCTGACTCAAAAAATTATTCAGGACACTGAGAAAATAATGAAGAAGTCACCAGTTGGAACACGAGGCTACAGTGACAGTTATATTCAGGAAATAACAGACTGTGTTCAAAAGTCAATAAAGCAACATGAATCTGTGAGTCAAAAATACACTTTGAAAAAAGAGTTTACCATAGATCTCAGTCTTCACGTGTGTGACATTGCAAGACAGAAGTTTACTGAACTCCACAAAGAATTCAGAGAAGCAAATGACCCAAGAATTTATCTTGAGAAGCAGAAAACTCAGTATTGGAACATCTTCAAGAACTACTACAAAGGAGCGACAACAACAGCCATACTGAGTGAATTCATCTGCAGCAAACTTGAGTCTTCTATCCTACAAGCGGTTTACAACAAAACTGCTATTGATTTGGCAGCACAGATGAGGTCTGACATACAAGCATTACGTGAGAACAGACCAAATCTGGAGAAACACATTCTGAAATCCCTTGCAGAAAAGGAGGATTTTGACCAGtacataaaatacattcataATCCTAGAGAACACTTCAAACAGTTCATAAAAAATGAAGTGGACAGATACttcaccaaacaaaacaaaatgattcTAAACATTTTCAAAGGAAATCTGACACAAAAAGAGCAGATTGTAAGTAATGCGATTAAAGCAGCTACAGTGCAGGTCAAGAGTCGGAGAGGAGACGGCAACATGTGGTTCAGATGCTTCACCACGACGCTAACAAATGAGCTAAAACTCACTGAGAATTCATGTGGTGATCTCAGCGAAATTGACTTAGATTTTCTTGAGAGTCTTTTAAATGGCAGTCTGAAGAAAGGGATGACAAAGCTACAGAACAGCTTTACAAGCATTAATGACATGAAAATGTGCAGGAAAAAACCAGATGAGATTTTGATTGAGCACTTCTGTCAGTGCTGTTGGGTTCAGTGTCCTTTCTGTAAAGCCATCTGCACCCACACGATGGAAGGCCATCCTGGAGATCACAGCGTTCCTTTCCACCGCATTATTGGACTGAATGGGTGGTTTTACAGAGGAACAACAAACTTGTCTATTGATATCTGCACAACAGTAGTAGCAAGTGATCGATGTTTTTATCCAAATTCCTCAGACGACAAAGTCCCCTGGAAAGAATACAGAAAAGGAGGTTCTTACTATGCTAACTGGAGCATCACCCCAGACCACTCTGAGCTGCCGTACTGGAAGTGGTTTGTGTGCAGATTCCAGAAAGATCTGGAAAAGTACTACAGTAAAACATTCCAGGGACATGGTCAGATTCCAATTGAATGGAAAAAGTACACAAAAAAAGATGCTCTGGAGAGTTTACAGTACATGTAA